One region of Microbacterium sp. M28 genomic DNA includes:
- a CDS encoding adenylate/guanylate cyclase domain-containing protein, with the protein MSEIAATVEEKRARRLRKTRRFGISIQSKLLLMLLATALVTALVVGIIGVVNGRQSLLQAAQAHMTSIREMRAHEIEQSLTALQKYVVALSSRESVIESTKAFDAAWHELEDQPLDPAREEALDVFYDDVFVPALEERSGLDFDKVTLLPQTDAGKYLQSVYTASTPESADRLEILDPGDGSTYSALNERYHHIYRTAIEDLGYQDLLVANEHGEIVYSAYKGEDLGLSLHEGAYANSLLTEAFERVMTSGSASAVVTTDFERWQPSENRPNMWVVSSIADDEGVYGALIVQVPMSTINDLTTANGDWVEQGFGNTGEVYVVGADDLMRSNSRLLVEDPEAFAQRSRAGGTAQATVDTMLRHGGSILQQPIVSAAVEAAQRGDSGVIVNRDYLGGESVSAYQPLQIGDLDWVIVARADTSEAYAAVNDFTRNLILSALALLLLVSFAALALAQTFSRPIRKLAGAVREVAAGDYSVRAPVTGRDEVGELGNAFNDMAESLQLKQQLLDEERAENDRIMSTLMPPEVAERYRAGEEAIAQAHKNVSVVFAELTDFDAFARDLSEQEEITALNELMRLFDEAAKKTGVESVRTLRGGYLASCGLMSPRVDAVRRAVQFAIEMRAAVGRFNAQHGSSIDVRAGVDSGMVTSGVVSRSSLAYDLWGDAVNLSQRVRTVTSEPGVYVSDTVRGRLQETVGFEEAGTLEVDGSEQTVWRVIG; encoded by the coding sequence ATGTCGGAGATAGCGGCGACGGTCGAGGAGAAGCGGGCGAGGCGACTGCGCAAGACGCGGCGCTTCGGGATCAGCATCCAATCGAAGCTCCTGCTCATGCTGCTCGCGACGGCGCTCGTCACGGCTCTCGTCGTCGGGATCATCGGCGTCGTCAACGGTCGGCAATCGCTGCTGCAGGCGGCCCAGGCGCACATGACCTCGATCCGGGAGATGCGCGCGCACGAGATCGAGCAGTCGCTCACCGCATTGCAGAAGTACGTGGTGGCGCTGTCCTCCCGGGAATCGGTCATCGAGTCCACGAAGGCGTTCGACGCGGCGTGGCACGAACTCGAGGATCAGCCCCTCGACCCGGCACGCGAGGAGGCGCTCGACGTCTTCTACGACGATGTCTTCGTCCCCGCTCTCGAGGAGCGCTCCGGGTTGGACTTCGACAAAGTGACGCTGCTTCCGCAGACGGATGCCGGCAAGTACCTGCAGTCGGTGTACACCGCCTCGACGCCCGAATCGGCGGATCGGCTCGAGATCCTCGACCCGGGCGACGGCAGCACGTACTCCGCGCTGAACGAGCGCTACCACCACATCTACCGGACGGCCATCGAGGATCTCGGTTACCAGGACCTGCTCGTGGCGAACGAGCACGGTGAGATCGTCTACTCCGCCTACAAGGGGGAGGACCTCGGCCTGAGCCTGCACGAGGGCGCGTACGCGAATTCTCTGCTGACGGAGGCGTTCGAGCGCGTGATGACGTCCGGCTCCGCTTCGGCGGTCGTCACGACGGACTTCGAGCGCTGGCAGCCGTCGGAGAATCGACCCAACATGTGGGTGGTGTCCTCCATCGCCGACGACGAAGGCGTGTACGGCGCTTTGATCGTGCAGGTTCCGATGTCGACCATCAACGACCTCACGACGGCGAACGGGGATTGGGTCGAGCAGGGCTTCGGGAACACCGGTGAGGTGTACGTGGTCGGTGCCGACGACCTGATGCGCAGCAACTCGCGCCTGCTCGTGGAGGATCCCGAGGCATTCGCGCAGCGCTCGCGCGCCGGCGGAACGGCGCAGGCGACGGTGGACACGATGCTGCGGCACGGCGGGAGCATCCTGCAGCAGCCGATCGTGTCGGCGGCCGTCGAAGCGGCGCAACGAGGCGACTCGGGGGTGATCGTCAACCGGGACTACCTGGGCGGCGAGAGCGTTTCGGCATATCAGCCGTTGCAGATCGGCGACCTGGACTGGGTCATCGTCGCCCGGGCGGACACGAGCGAGGCGTACGCTGCTGTCAACGACTTCACGCGGAATCTGATCCTGTCCGCTCTCGCCCTGCTACTGCTGGTGAGCTTCGCCGCTCTCGCCCTCGCGCAGACGTTCTCGCGTCCGATCCGCAAGCTCGCCGGCGCGGTGCGCGAGGTGGCGGCCGGCGATTACAGTGTTCGGGCTCCGGTGACCGGCAGGGACGAGGTCGGCGAGCTCGGCAACGCCTTCAATGACATGGCCGAGAGCCTGCAGCTCAAGCAGCAGCTCCTCGACGAGGAGCGCGCCGAGAACGACCGCATCATGAGCACCCTCATGCCGCCGGAGGTGGCGGAGCGCTACCGCGCCGGTGAGGAGGCGATCGCGCAGGCGCACAAGAACGTCTCTGTCGTGTTCGCCGAGCTCACCGACTTCGACGCTTTCGCACGCGATCTGAGCGAGCAGGAGGAGATCACCGCGCTCAACGAGCTCATGCGCCTGTTCGACGAGGCCGCCAAGAAGACCGGCGTCGAGAGCGTGCGGACACTGCGGGGCGGCTACCTCGCCTCGTGCGGGCTCATGTCGCCCCGGGTGGATGCCGTGCGCCGAGCCGTGCAGTTCGCCATCGAGATGCGGGCCGCTGTGGGGCGCTTCAATGCGCAGCACGGTTCGAGCATCGACGTGCGCGCCGGCGTCGACTCCGGAATGGTGACCAGCGGCGTCGTGTCGCGCTCCAGCCTCGCGTACGACCTGTGGGGTGATGCTGTGAACCTCTCGCAGCGCGTCCGAACCGTCACCTCGGAGCCCGGCGTGTACGTCAGTGACACCGTGCGCGGCCGCCTGCAGGAGACGGTCGGCTTCGAGGAGGCCGGAACGCTCGAGGTCGACGGGTCGGAGCAGACCGTGTGGCGGGTGATCGGGTGA
- a CDS encoding GntR family transcriptional regulator produces MGIADAKLDERLRLHENGAVSLGDRVDDVLRDAIVAEQLEPGERLSDKEIAEVLGISRTPVREALQRLTWIGLVEVSPSRYTRVTEVSDELAAGSLEYTVLQAGLAMQLAVQRMDEAELAEAVSYLDRMIEAADQDDSRALVGAARVFIGYLARHSGNAVLARVMLEAAPLLERNLRRVRFDTSPRSETYRQMREAMLARDADAAESLLRRPLRPWGD; encoded by the coding sequence ATGGGGATAGCAGACGCGAAACTGGATGAACGACTGCGGCTGCACGAGAACGGCGCCGTCTCGCTCGGCGACCGGGTCGACGACGTCCTTCGGGACGCGATCGTGGCGGAGCAGCTGGAGCCGGGAGAGCGGCTGAGCGACAAGGAGATCGCCGAGGTGCTCGGCATCTCGCGCACGCCGGTGCGCGAGGCGCTGCAGCGGTTGACCTGGATCGGGCTGGTGGAGGTCTCGCCGAGTCGGTACACCCGCGTGACCGAGGTGTCCGACGAGCTGGCGGCCGGATCACTCGAGTACACCGTTCTGCAGGCGGGGCTGGCCATGCAGCTCGCCGTGCAGCGGATGGACGAGGCGGAGCTCGCCGAGGCCGTCTCGTATCTCGACCGCATGATCGAGGCCGCCGACCAGGATGACTCCCGGGCTCTGGTGGGCGCGGCGCGGGTGTTCATCGGATACCTCGCGCGGCACTCCGGCAACGCCGTGCTCGCACGCGTCATGCTCGAAGCCGCGCCGCTGCTCGAACGCAACCTGCGCCGGGTGCGCTTCGACACGAGCCCGCGCTCGGAGACCTATCGGCAGATGCGCGAGGCGATGCTCGCGCGGGATGCGGATGCCGCCGAATCCCTGCTGCGCCGCCCCCTACGGCCCTGGGGGGACTGA
- a CDS encoding Pr6Pr family membrane protein: protein MTWWPYVRLAAAVLGAAAITRQAWLAISNAFASDTEWGSHVPTVVTNFFSYFTILSNLIAVVALIIGGIWLLRHRRDTDAEPAWLATLFVCASSYMIVTGIVYNILLRNIPLAGLSDVWTNETLHVVMPLVMLLDVLFAPRRRGLSWSALWIVAAFPIVWAVYTLLRAEHITSPLYGRPWWYPYPFLDPHQVPGGYIGVAGYVVGIAAVIVLVGAFVVWIGRRRGIRA, encoded by the coding sequence ATGACCTGGTGGCCGTACGTCAGACTCGCTGCAGCCGTGCTCGGTGCAGCCGCGATCACGCGGCAGGCCTGGCTCGCGATCAGCAACGCGTTCGCTTCCGACACGGAATGGGGATCGCACGTTCCGACGGTCGTGACGAACTTCTTCAGCTACTTCACGATCCTGTCGAACCTCATCGCGGTCGTCGCGCTGATCATCGGCGGCATCTGGCTGCTGCGCCACCGGCGAGACACGGATGCCGAGCCCGCCTGGCTCGCGACGCTGTTCGTCTGCGCGAGCTCGTACATGATCGTCACCGGCATCGTCTACAACATCCTGCTGCGCAACATCCCGCTGGCAGGGCTCTCGGATGTGTGGACCAACGAGACGCTGCATGTGGTGATGCCGCTGGTGATGCTGCTCGACGTGCTGTTCGCTCCGCGCCGCCGCGGCCTGTCGTGGTCGGCGCTCTGGATCGTCGCGGCGTTCCCGATCGTGTGGGCGGTGTACACGCTGCTGCGCGCCGAGCACATCACCTCGCCGCTCTACGGTCGCCCGTGGTGGTACCCCTACCCGTTCCTCGACCCGCACCAGGTGCCGGGCGGGTACATCGGCGTCGCGGGCTATGTCGTCGGCATCGCCGCCGTCATCGTGCTGGTCGGCGCGTTCGTGGTGTGGATCGGCCGGCGCCGCGGCATCCGCGCCTGA
- a CDS encoding response regulator transcription factor, with amino-acid sequence MPSILIADDEPRIAGFLEKGLRAAGFATRVANNGRQALELALTDEFDLLVLDVNMPEMTGFEVLEQLRGTGSQLPIIMLTVRIELRDTVAGLEGGADDYIAKPFRFEELLARIRLRMRQSRTPTINELVHGDLVIDLSARRARVDGVEIDLTAREFALAEEFVRHPGQVLSREVLLSRIWGYDFDPGSNVVDVYIGHLRGKLGAERIETVRGMGYRMP; translated from the coding sequence ATGCCCTCGATCCTCATCGCCGATGACGAACCGCGCATCGCCGGTTTCCTCGAGAAGGGTCTGCGGGCCGCCGGGTTCGCCACCCGGGTCGCGAACAACGGGCGTCAGGCGCTCGAGCTCGCCCTCACCGACGAGTTCGACCTGCTCGTGCTCGACGTCAACATGCCGGAGATGACCGGGTTCGAGGTGCTCGAGCAGCTCCGCGGTACTGGCTCGCAACTGCCCATCATCATGCTCACGGTGCGCATCGAGTTGCGCGACACCGTCGCGGGTCTCGAAGGCGGCGCGGACGACTACATCGCCAAGCCGTTCCGGTTCGAGGAACTGCTCGCCCGCATCCGCCTGCGCATGAGGCAGTCCAGGACGCCCACGATCAACGAGCTCGTCCACGGTGATCTCGTGATCGACCTGTCCGCTCGAAGGGCGCGAGTCGACGGCGTGGAGATCGACCTCACCGCGCGTGAGTTCGCCCTGGCGGAGGAGTTCGTGCGGCATCCGGGGCAGGTGCTCAGTCGCGAGGTCCTGCTCAGCCGCATCTGGGGGTACGACTTCGACCCGGGGTCCAACGTCGTCGACGTCTACATCGGGCACCTGCGCGGAAAGCTCGGAGCCGAGCGCATCGAGACCGTCCGCGGCATGGGCTACCGGATGCCGTGA
- a CDS encoding sensor histidine kinase has product MPVREPNAPDARSDAAGFSVRARLTIVITLVAALGMLAVGLAVYAVERHRITESVQDQLRADLESVRLIVGTPPDGGWADATEALTSVMRVIVPGVTGGTMGVIDGEVALVPGIGRSVDPSADEDFVALVVDETAGGEVVAGTYRENGRNWAYLAAPIEVSSDQDTAAVFVTVYDLDLEYGGLELSARAYLIAAAVAVALIAAVSWFVSTRLLRPLRDMREMAERVSAQSLDERLPQLGRDDVSSLARTMNGMLDRLDEAMAAQRRLLGDVGHELKTPLTIVHGYLDVMDAKDPIDVEHTRRLAVDEIERMGRLVGDLVDVAVLLDDEGLRRAHVPAGTLLRTIAQKATMIADSEVVLGEIAEADAEIDAARITQAMLQLIQNATTHGGGAVELSSAIIGSRLLLRVRDHGPGIPDEDKQRIFERFQRLQDGGRGPDGSGLGLSIVQLIAEQHGGEALVEDAEGGGALFTLSIPISPDAASEADDADTLEPQARPTGGE; this is encoded by the coding sequence ATGCCAGTGCGCGAGCCGAACGCACCCGACGCGCGTTCCGACGCTGCCGGGTTCTCGGTGCGGGCGCGGCTGACGATCGTCATCACGCTGGTCGCGGCGCTCGGGATGCTGGCCGTCGGCCTGGCCGTGTACGCGGTCGAACGGCATCGGATCACCGAGAGCGTGCAGGATCAGCTCCGGGCGGATCTGGAGTCGGTGCGTCTCATCGTCGGGACGCCCCCGGATGGCGGGTGGGCCGACGCCACGGAAGCGCTCACCAGCGTGATGCGCGTGATCGTGCCCGGCGTGACCGGCGGCACGATGGGAGTGATCGACGGCGAGGTCGCGCTCGTCCCCGGCATCGGACGAAGCGTCGACCCCAGCGCGGACGAGGACTTCGTTGCGCTCGTGGTCGACGAGACCGCCGGTGGAGAGGTGGTGGCCGGCACGTATCGGGAGAACGGGCGGAACTGGGCCTACCTCGCAGCACCCATCGAGGTGTCGTCCGACCAGGACACCGCAGCGGTGTTCGTCACGGTCTATGACCTCGACCTGGAGTACGGCGGGCTCGAGCTGTCGGCCCGCGCCTACCTGATCGCCGCGGCCGTCGCTGTCGCGCTGATCGCGGCGGTGTCATGGTTCGTATCGACGCGACTTCTGCGGCCGTTGCGCGACATGCGGGAGATGGCGGAGCGCGTCTCGGCGCAGTCGCTCGACGAGCGCCTGCCCCAGCTCGGACGGGACGACGTCTCGAGCCTCGCCCGCACGATGAACGGGATGCTCGACCGCCTCGACGAGGCGATGGCCGCGCAGCGGCGGCTGCTGGGAGACGTGGGTCATGAGTTGAAGACGCCGCTGACGATCGTGCACGGCTACCTCGACGTCATGGACGCGAAGGATCCGATCGACGTCGAGCACACCCGGCGTCTTGCCGTCGACGAGATCGAGCGGATGGGGCGCCTGGTCGGCGACCTCGTGGACGTGGCGGTGCTGCTCGACGATGAGGGCCTGCGTCGCGCGCACGTTCCGGCCGGGACGCTGCTGCGAACGATCGCGCAGAAGGCGACGATGATCGCGGACTCGGAGGTCGTCCTCGGCGAGATCGCCGAAGCGGATGCCGAGATCGACGCTGCGCGCATCACTCAGGCCATGCTGCAGCTCATCCAGAACGCGACGACGCACGGCGGGGGCGCGGTCGAGCTCTCCTCCGCGATCATCGGCTCTCGACTCCTGCTGCGCGTCAGGGACCACGGCCCCGGCATCCCTGATGAGGACAAGCAGCGCATCTTCGAGCGCTTCCAACGACTCCAGGACGGCGGCCGCGGCCCCGATGGCAGCGGCCTCGGGCTCAGCATCGTCCAGTTGATCGCCGAACAGCACGGCGGCGAGGCTCTCGTCGAGGATGCCGAGGGCGGCGGTGCACTGTTCACGCTGAGCATCCCGATCTCGCCCGACGCGGCATCCGAAGCCGACGACGCGGATACGCTGGAACCGCAGGCGCGACCGACGGGAGGCGAGTGA